The DNA region CCGTGGCCCTCTCGGCCCTCTCCGCCACGCCGATCAGAGTGATCGGGATACGCCAGAACCGGCCGAATCCGGGGCTTGCACCGCAACATATCGCTGCGGTGCTGGCGGTCGCCGGGATCTGCGATGCAGAGTGCACGGGTCTTTCTCAGGGGAGTGGTGAGATCACCTTTACTCCAGGGCGGGTCAGGAGGACAGATATGCGGATCGAGACCGGGACCGCCGGGAGCATCCCGCTGGTCATCCAGGCCTGGCTCCCGGCTGCCCTTACCACCGGCGGAAGCATCACCGTATCGGGCGGGACGGAGGTGGCCTGGAGCCCGAGTATCGATTATCTCGATCGTGTATTTGCGCCGGTGCTCCGCCGTGCAGGTGTCTCTCTGGAGGTTGAGGTGATGGAGCGGGGCTACTATCCGGAGGGTGGTGGAATGGCGCGTGTCCGTGTGGGGGTATCCCGCCTCCTCCAGATCGCGATCCCGGCAGAGGAGGACTCCTGCGGGCTGGTCTCCGCCTCGGCCGGTCTTCCTGTACACGTTGCAGAGCGCCAGGCTGCAGCCGCCAGGGAACTCCTGGAGGCGCAGGCGGGTCTACGCTGCACGGTGGAGATCGATTCCCGCGGGCGCGGATTGAGCGTCGGGAGTTCCATCACCGTATGGAAGGGTGCTAAAGGCGCCGTCGCCCTTGGGAGGCGGGGTCTCCCGGCGGAGGAGGTTGGTCAGGCGGCTGCCCGCGCCCTCCTGGAGGAGTGCCGCAGGCCGGGTCTCGTTGATGTCCACCTGGCCGACCAGCTCCTGATCTACCTTGCCTGCTACGGTGGGGAGTATACGACGCATACCCTATCGATGCATGCGAAGACCGCTTGCTGGCTGCTTGAATCGTTTGGCTATCCTGTCCGGTGCCGGGAGAACGAGGCAGTGGAGTTCTCGGCATGACGCTGGTACTTGATGCATCGGCCTTCTTTGCAGAGGTGCCTGTAGATGGCCCTGCCTGGACCACGTCATCGGTGGTGGATGAACTTGTCGATTTTCATGCAAAGTGTCGTTTCACGGCTCTCTCTGCCGCCGGTCTCAGAGTCAGGGAGCCGCGCAAGGAAGACCTGCTGCGGGTGGATGAGGCTGCGCGCTGGACGGGGGATGCGGGGGCTCTCTCCGTAACCGATCGCGAGATCCTGGCACTTGCACTGGAACTCGGCGCAGTCCTTGTGACAGACGATTTTGCCGTCCAGAACGTCGCCCATCACCTTGGCATCGAGACGCGGAGCATCCTGCAGCGCCAGGCCCGGCCGATCCGGTGGCGCTACCGCTGTAGCGGATGCGGGCGTTACTGGCGGGAACCGGGAGACTGCCCCGTCTGTGGCGCGCCAGTCAAAAGAAAACTTAAATAAATCGCCTGGAGATCTATTCACCATGTCCGCGCTCGAAGACCTGATCACGAAGGCAAAAGCGCTCCAGGCAGAAGGGCACACACCCGACCAGATCTCCGATGAGCTCGGTCTCTCGACGGAGACTGTTACCTGGCTGCTCACACAGCAGAAGGGTGTTGAACCTCCAAAGGATGTTCACATTGACTGGACGGCTGTGGCAAGCCACGGCACGCTCCTTGCTGAGATGGCGATGATGATGCTCAAACGCTTCCTCTACCTGACGGACGATGGAAGCCTGGACCGCGAGGAGGAGGGGGCCGGGACGGTCGTAGGTATCGCGCAGTCAGGCGTCCCGCTCGCAACCCTCATCGCCGCGGAGGAGGGGCTGAGGCTTGCAATATACCTCCCGGCAAAACACAGTCGGAGCGAGACGCCCACAGGATCCATCTGGGGCACCTTCTCCGCGATCACCGGACAGCGCTGTATCATTGTCGACGACGTTGTCACGACGGGAGCAACACTCTCCGAGACCATCAACTTCCTCCGGAGACATGGAGCCACCCCCGTGGCGGTATGGTCGCTATTTGACAAACGGGGCATCAGGGAGGTTGAAGGCGTTCCGATACACTCACTGTTCGTGATATCCTGGCTCGGTTGAGGGGGCCTAAAAATCGGTTGAATTTACGTCAGACACCGCTGTCCACCCAGGCTGGATCCATGTCACATGTGGCTGTCCCCATCGACTAATTTATATAGAACCTCTGAACAAACCTAACGGACAAAGGAGGATTATACAATGCTTTCTGGACAGCCCATCATTATTTTGCGGGAGAATGTTGAGCGCACCCAGGGATTCGAGGCGCAAAGATCGAACATTATGGCCGCAAAAGCAATTGCTGCCGCAGTTCGGACAACGCTCGGTCCCCGGGGGATGGATAAGATGCTGGTCAGTTCGACCGGCGATGTCGTGATCACAAACGATGGTGTAACCATCCTGCACGAGATGTCGGTGCAGCACCCTGCTGCCAAACTGGCCGTGGAGGTTGCAGAGGCCCAGGACGACGAGGTCGGCGACGGCACCACGACCGCAACAGTGCTCCTTGGATCACTTATGGAGGAGGCGGAGGACCTGCTGGCTCAGGATGTTCACCCTACCACCATAGCGCAGGGTTACAGGATGGGTATGGAGAAGGCGCTCGAGGTCGTGGATGAGCTGGCAATCCCCGTCGGCGCCGACGACCGGGAGAATCTCCTCAAACTCGCCGGGACCGCCATGACCGGCAAGTCTATTGAGGGGATAAAGGACAAGGTCTCGGCGATCGTGGTGGACGCGGTGCGCCAGGTTGGCACAAAGACAGAAGAAGGCACCTACGTCGTGGACGAGGACGACATCAAGATCAAGAAACAGGTAGGGGACTCGATGGATGATGTCAGCCTGATCAGGGGTGTCGTCATCGACAAGAAGCGTGTCTTTGAGCAGATGCCCGAGAAGGTCACTAACGCGAAGGTGGCCCTTCTTGCCCAGCCGCTTGAGATCACAAAGACCCAGGTGAAGTCCAAGATCAAGATCACCACTTCCGACCAGGTCAGGGCGTTTTCAGAGCAGGAGCGCGAGTCGCTCAGGAAACTTGCTGACCAGATCGTTGCTGCCGGTGCAAACGTTGTCCTCTGCCAGAAGGGGATCGCCGACGCAGTTCAGTACTACCTGGCCAAGCACGGTGTCTACGCTTTAGAGGACGTGAAAGAGGAAGACATGAAGTTCGCCGCGAGAGCGCTCGGCGGGAACATCGTTAACAAACCCGAGGAACTCACCGAAGATGCGCTCGGCCACGCTGAGATGGCCGAAGAGGTTCCCGATGCCGAACTCACGATCATCTCTGGCTGTGAGAACCCGAAAGCGGTCACGATCCTCCTCCGCGGCACCTCCCAGCTGCTCCTGGACGAACTTGAGCGTGGGGTCTATGATGGAACCAGGGTTATCCAGGACGCCATCGAGGACGGCAAGTTTGTCACTGGCGGGGGGTCGGTTGAGACCGAACTCCAGTTGCGTATCCGTGACTACGCCGCAACCATCGGGGGGCGTGCCCAGCTTGCCATCGAGGCGTTTGCAAACGCGTTCGAGGTCATCCCGAGAACGCTGGCGGAGAATTCCGGGTTTGACACTATCGATAAGGTTGTCGCCATGCGGAAGGCGCATGCCGAAGGCGCCAGGCACGCCGGACTGGATGTCTACACCGGCGAGGTCGTCGACATGCTGGATGCCGGGGTAGTCGAGCCTCTCCGCGTGAAGGCCCAGGCGATCAAGAGCGCGACCGAGACGGCGGTGCTACTCATACGCGTAGACGACATGATGATCACCCGGTCAGAGAAACCTGGTGAAGCGGGCGCCGAGTAACTCAACCCCTCGAGGAGGTCGGGAACAGCAAAACCTCCTCTTCCTCGATCTTTTTGTCCTGCGGAAGGCTTCTTTTGCTGTGAAACACGAGTGCGGTATCGGGGTTGATCCCGAAAGATAGGAGGGCGGTCTCGTAAGTATCTTCGGGCCTGCCGCTGTAAATCAGCGCAACGCCGTCAGGGATGATGGTGAACCGGCAGAGCATATCTCGATAATGTTATAGTGAGAGAATCTAAATGCTATTGGTCAATTTTGTGCCGAGGTAGTCTAGTCCGGGAAGGCGGTGGCCTCGAAAGCCACTGGTGCCTGGCACCTCGGGAGTTCAAATCTCCCCCTCGGCGTTTTCAGGTTCCTCATATAGGATCCGGCACGCCCCCTGGACGGGGCTGAACCAGGTTTTCGGGACCGTTTACCGGAACCTTTTCTGCGATCCCGGTATCGGCGCGGATGCGTGCGGTTCCGGGAGAGATATTTATGGTCACGGTAAACCACGGTTGGTACGTAGCGCCTGCTGTCCGGGATCATCCCGCGCCGGCCGATGGAGATCTCCCGTGGACCACTGCTTTGACGAACTTGACGATGCCGTCGTCATCCTTGACCGGGATAACACCGTTGTGCGGCTGAACCGATCGTTTTGCGAAACGTTCGGGATCGGCGATGATGCTGCCCGCGGCATGGAGATAGGCGACCCCATCGCCCGCCACCTCGCACCGCTCTTCGAGTAGAGGGACTCTGCCGATCGGATAATCGAAGCACTCCGGAACCGCGAGGAGGTGACGCACGAGACCTGCCGGATGCGAACCTCCACCGGTGAGGTGCGTCACTTCTCCTTCTCGTGCCGGGTGATCTCCGGCGAGCCCGGCGCCTGGGAGAGGCTTGCACGGTTCCGGGAGATCACTCCCGGACGTCAGGAGGAGATGGCACGGATCAGGGCCGAGTCGGTCTTTACCGCCGTCGGAGAACCGGTGCCCTACGGCCTCTGGGTATGCGGGCCGGACGGCAACGTGCTCTACCTTTCCGCCTCGTTCCTCGAACTGGTGGGAAGGACGATCGAGGAGTGCCGGCACGCCGGCTGGCTGGAGTGCATCCCGCTCGAGGACGCGGCAGCAGTGCGTTCCGACTGGAGACGGTGCCTCGATATGGGGTGCCGTTGTGATCGCGAGTTAAGGGTTCCGGATCCCAACGGGGAGTGCCGTACCATCCTCTCCGGGGGAGCGCCGATCCGTGACAGGGACGGGTAGATCGTCCTCTGGGCCGGAATCTCTGGGCCGGAATTAATCTCGACATCACCGCGAGAAAACAGGCCGAGCGGCTCACCGCCGTCCGGGCGGCGCAGCAGGCAGCCATTGCGGACCTCGGCCAGTTCGCTCCTGGAGGGGCGGAGCTTCCCGAACTGATGAACACCGTGGTCCGGATGGTGGCGGAGTGCCTGGGAGTCGAGTACGCCAAAGTGCTCCGGTACCTGCCCAATGAATATCTTTTCATCCTCGAGGCGGCGGTGGGATTCGGCGGAGCCAGGGTCGGTACCGAGAAAGAGGATGGAGGAACCGATTCCCAGGCGGGGTACACCCTTCTCTCTCATGAGCCGGTGATCGTCGAAGACTTCGACGCCGAGACCCGGTTCCGGGGCCCGGCCCTCCTGCGAAACGAGGGGATCCTGAGCGGCATCAGCGTCATTATCCAGGGTGACGAGGCACCGTACGGGGTGCTCGGCGCCCGCACCAGGTCCCTGCGCAGGTTCACCTGTGACGACATCAACTTCGTCCAGCCGACCACGAACGTTCTGGCACAGCGGATCAAGCGAAAGGCGGCCGAAAAGGCGCTCAGCAAGAGCGAGGAGAAGTTCCGCGAGATAGCGCAGCGGAGTTTCGACATGATCTACACCTGCTACCACGACCGGGGGATCACCTACATGTCCCCGGCCGTGATCCGCATCCTTGGCTTTACCCCCGCCGAACTCATCGGCTGCAAGTGCTGTGACTACGTCACCCCCCTTATCGTTCGCCGCATGGGAGGAGGGGCAAAAGAAAATGGCGAGAGGCGAATCGATCGAAGGGCTCGAAGTCGAGTTCCGCCGAAAGGACGGGACGACGGCCTTTGTCGAGCTGAACGAATCCCCGATCGTGGAGAACGGAAAGGTGGCCGGCGTCCAGGCGGTGGGAAGAGACATCACCGAACGGAAACAGACCGAGCAGCTTAACCGGCAGGCGTTCGAGCAGATCGAACGGAACATCGAGCAGTTCGCCGCCCTCGGCGATCACATACGCCAGCCCCTGCAGGTGATCCTCGGCATGGCCGACCTGGCCGACGATCCGAAGACGTCGGCGGTTATCCACGATCAGGTCGAGCGGATCAACGAGTATATCAGGCAGCTGGACCTGGGATGGGTGGAGTCGCGGGAAGTTCGCGCGTTCCTCCGGCGGCACGATCGGGAGTGACGTCCGGCCTACCTGTAGCGCCGGGTAAGCGGTTTCTCCGTGACAGAGTCTATCCCGACGTCGCAGTCCTGTATCGCGCCGTGCCCGGAAAAGACCAAACGGATCTCCTCAAGAATCCGCTCACCCAGTATCCGCGCGTCGCGCTCCTGGTCGGTGTCCATCTCGATGAACCCGGTTAGTTCTATACGGAACTTTTTCATGCCTCTGCTTGCCTCCGTCTCACTGCAGCATCCGCTTGCATCCTACTGTGTCTCTCCGATACTGCGGAGAACTGCCTGCATGACCCTATCCACATGCTCCCACGTGGGGTTATCCGCGCTCATACCCGGACGCCGGACGATGAAGGGGCGTCCTTCGTCACCGGCTTTGCGCATGTCGGGGTCCAGAGGGATATTGCCGAGATACGGCACGCCAAGGTCCTCTGCGGCCTTCTTCCCCCCGCCCTGTCCGAAGAGGTCGATCTCCTTGCCGCAGTGCGGGCAAACCATGCCACTCATGTTCTCGACTATCCCGAGAACCCTAATATCCATTTTCTCGACGAACTTTACGGCTTTGGTCGAGTCGAGTATGGCAACCTCCTGCGGCGTAGTAACAATAACGGCACCGGCAACGTTCGGGGCGAGCTGGATGATCGATAACGCCTCGTCTCCCGTGCCCGGGGGCAGATCCACCACGAGGTAGTCCAGATCTCCCCAGTAGACATCTGCGAGGAACTGTTTGATGATCTGCATCTTCATGGGGCCGCGCCAGATGACAGGAGTGCTCTTATCCGGCAGGAGAAACGCCATCGAGACGACACCAAGTGCTGGCACCACGTATACCGGTTCGATCCTCGTGCCGTTCGTCGACGTGAGTTTGGTCTCCTCGATGCCCAGCATCTTGGGGATGTTGGGGCCGTGGATATCGAGATCGAGAAGGCCCGTCTGGTAGCCGTGGTTCGCAAGCGCCATTGCAAGGTTCGCGGCCACCGTGCTCTTCCCGACGCCCCCCTTTCCGCTCAGCACCAGGATGACGCGCTTGACGCTCACGGAAACCTTTTCAAACGGGTTTTTCTGCTGCTGTCCGGCATCCTTCGTTGTATTGTCTGTTTCTGCCATAACGTACCCTCAGCACCTCATCTTGGTGGGCGGAATCGTCCGTCCACCGGTCACGAAGTGATTGTGAGCCCACACGAGTGTTCTTCCCGAACAGGATCATGCAACACGGCTCGCACAATAATGTTAACAACGTTAACAGAAAGTAGTATTGATACTTACATGTTCGGCCCCTCTCAGGGATACACGGCGATCCACGGCACCCACCGGATCTACTCCCTGAACGGTTCTCCGCCGGGAAAGGGCCGGAGATCGGTTCGAAACCTGTCTTGCCGGGAACCCCACGTTAAAGAGAGGGTATTGACACAGGGTAGAACGAGGGATATGTGATGGCATTTGATCTATCGAAATGCGACTTCTCCCGCTGCAGGGGAGAATGTCTCGCCCGCTGCCCGTACGTATCATATGATGAGGACGACGCAAAGAGAGCAATGAAGTCCCTGATAGAGGGAGAACGCCACCAGATCCTGAAAGAGTGCATCACCTGCGCAGCGTGCAACGATTTCTGCCCGCTGGGCGCCGATCCCTGGGACCTCATCGCACGGCGGCAGGAAGAGACGGATGCTCTTGGCATCCCGGCGGACGCAAAGCCGTCGAGCGACTGGCTGACGAAACCGGCTGTAGTCATCCGGAGGGGCAAGCCGGGAGGGGCGCTGATCTCGGCCGGCGGGATCTACGAGGTGGTGCCCCAGGCGGAGTTCCTCACGGGACAGGTGTTTGAGGACGCAACCATCATCGGGGGAGGGCCGTACGCGTGCGGGTTTACCGAGACCCACCTCGGCCGGGCGTCCCGGCCGCTGAAGAACCTCCCGCACTTCATAGAGAATCTCGCGAAAGCGGCCGAAGAGTTCGGGGTCGACGAGATCGTCTTCACCCACGACGCCTGCTACAACGTGGCGACGACCCTCGCGATGCAGCAGGGGATCGAGGTGCCGTTCCGATCGGTCCACATCCTCGAGTACATCAGGAACTGGCTGCGCGACCACCCTGACCGGATCACGAATCCGCTCGGCATCAGCGTCGCGGTGCAGGGCGGCTGCACGACCCGCTACGCCCCGAAAGGCGGGGACCGTGAGATCTGGTCGGACTGGCTCGCCGATATCTTCGAAATGATCGGTGTAGAGTCCGTCGAGGAGAAGCGGACGTATACGGGAGATGACCGGCTCTGCTGCGGGTGCGGGATCTTCCACACCCAGCACGAGCGTGCAATCGAGATCCAGCGTAAAAACATCGGCGATGCCGCCAAAGCCGGTGCCGAAGAACTCGTCTTCATCTGCCCGGCCTGCATCTCCGTGATGCGGGCGACCTGCCGGAAGATGGAACTCGAGCCGATCTACATCACCCAGCTCGTGAAGCAGGCGCTGGGCGAGGAACTCGGACCCGCCGGAACCGCCGCGTTCGGGTATCCGGTGAAGTAGCCAGACGAGGTGAGAAGAATGGTGAAGTTTACGAAGGAGATGAAAGAAGCCCTGCGGGTTCCTGGCAAGGGGGGGAGCCTGATCTACCTCTGCACGTCGAGCAGGGACGGCAACCCGAACATCGCCGCGATGCGGTTCGTCGCCACCCACATGGACGACAAGATCCTGATCGCCGATATGTTCCTCTTGAAGACGAAGGCGAACATCAAGGAGAATCCCAACGTCGCGGTCACGATCTGCCACCCGCTCGACGAGGGCCGCTGGTGGGTCTTCCGGGGCAAAGCCGTGGACATGGAGTACGGGTTCCCGCGCGATTTCGACTGGTACGGCGCGAACGCAACGGATATCCTGAACGAATGGGGGAACTGGAACAAGGCCGAACCGCCGGATGAGGTGCCGCCGGACATCGTCTTCCCGAAAGCCGTCCAGCGCGGGGTTGTGGTCGTGCATGTCGAGGAGGTCTACTCCATCGAGCCGGGACATGTAGGAGAGAAGGTTCTAACGGGGTGATCGGGATGACGGTAAATCTGACAGATCGGATGAAGGCATGGATCGAGGCGATGGGCAGCCATCTCTGCGTCGCGACGCCGGAGGGCGTGCCGTTCGTGGTGCTGGGCCGCTATGCGAAGGTGACGGGCAACGATGAGGTGGCGTTCGCGCTTGCGGCAGATGAGGCGAATGTGATCGCGCCCGTGCTGTCGAAGAACCCGCGGGTGGCGTTCGGCGTCTCGCGCCAGGGCGGTATCCGTGCCCCATACCAGTTCAAGGGAACCGGAGAACTCCTCCGTTCCGGATCGGTCTTCGACACGGTCGCGGCACAGGCAAAAGAGGAGAAAGGGATTGACGCGGAATCGGTGCTTCTCGTCCGCCTGACCGAACTCTACTGCACGAAGCCCGGCTACGAGGCCGGGCAGAGGCTCGACGGCATGTCGCCGGAGGAACTCGATGCGTGGGAGCGACAGCGCTGGAAGGACGTGCCGAGGAAGAGGGACTGAGTTCCGATGAGCAACGACGAAAAAAAGATTCCTAAACAGTTTCCCTGGATCATCCCCTTCTCGTGCGAGGGGTGCGGCGACTGTGTCGAGGCCTGTCC from Methanoculleus receptaculi includes:
- the rtcA gene encoding RNA 3'-terminal phosphate cyclase, which translates into the protein MLTIDGSHLEGGGGIIRMAVALSALSATPIRVIGIRQNRPNPGLAPQHIAAVLAVAGICDAECTGLSQGSGEITFTPGRVRRTDMRIETGTAGSIPLVIQAWLPAALTTGGSITVSGGTEVAWSPSIDYLDRVFAPVLRRAGVSLEVEVMERGYYPEGGGMARVRVGVSRLLQIAIPAEEDSCGLVSASAGLPVHVAERQAAAARELLEAQAGLRCTVEIDSRGRGLSVGSSITVWKGAKGAVALGRRGLPAEEVGQAAARALLEECRRPGLVDVHLADQLLIYLACYGGEYTTHTLSMHAKTACWLLESFGYPVRCRENEAVEFSA
- a CDS encoding NOB1 family endonuclease is translated as MTLVLDASAFFAEVPVDGPAWTTSSVVDELVDFHAKCRFTALSAAGLRVREPRKEDLLRVDEAARWTGDAGALSVTDREILALALELGAVLVTDDFAVQNVAHHLGIETRSILQRQARPIRWRYRCSGCGRYWREPGDCPVCGAPVKRKLK
- a CDS encoding orotate phosphoribosyltransferase-like protein → MSALEDLITKAKALQAEGHTPDQISDELGLSTETVTWLLTQQKGVEPPKDVHIDWTAVASHGTLLAEMAMMMLKRFLYLTDDGSLDREEEGAGTVVGIAQSGVPLATLIAAEEGLRLAIYLPAKHSRSETPTGSIWGTFSAITGQRCIIVDDVVTTGATLSETINFLRRHGATPVAVWSLFDKRGIREVEGVPIHSLFVISWLG
- the thsA gene encoding thermosome subunit alpha, coding for MLSGQPIIILRENVERTQGFEAQRSNIMAAKAIAAAVRTTLGPRGMDKMLVSSTGDVVITNDGVTILHEMSVQHPAAKLAVEVAEAQDDEVGDGTTTATVLLGSLMEEAEDLLAQDVHPTTIAQGYRMGMEKALEVVDELAIPVGADDRENLLKLAGTAMTGKSIEGIKDKVSAIVVDAVRQVGTKTEEGTYVVDEDDIKIKKQVGDSMDDVSLIRGVVIDKKRVFEQMPEKVTNAKVALLAQPLEITKTQVKSKIKITTSDQVRAFSEQERESLRKLADQIVAAGANVVLCQKGIADAVQYYLAKHGVYALEDVKEEDMKFAARALGGNIVNKPEELTEDALGHAEMAEEVPDAELTIISGCENPKAVTILLRGTSQLLLDELERGVYDGTRVIQDAIEDGKFVTGGGSVETELQLRIRDYAATIGGRAQLAIEAFANAFEVIPRTLAENSGFDTIDKVVAMRKAHAEGARHAGLDVYTGEVVDMLDAGVVEPLRVKAQAIKSATETAVLLIRVDDMMITRSEKPGEAGAE
- a CDS encoding thiamine S protein; its protein translation is MLCRFTIIPDGVALIYSGRPEDTYETALLSFGINPDTALVFHSKRSLPQDKKIEEEEVLLFPTSSRG
- a CDS encoding PAS domain-containing protein, whose amino-acid sequence is MDHCFDELDDAVVILDRDNTVVRLNRSFCETFGIGDDAARGMEIGDPIARHLAPLFE
- a CDS encoding PAS domain-containing protein, yielding MTHETCRMRTSTGEVRHFSFSCRVISGEPGAWERLARFREITPGRQEEMARIRAESVFTAVGEPVPYGLWVCGPDGNVLYLSASFLELVGRTIEECRHAGWLECIPLEDAAAVRSDWRRCLDMGCRCDRELRVPDPNGECRTILSGGAPIRDRDG
- a CDS encoding histidine kinase dimerization/phospho-acceptor domain-containing protein, encoding MAGVQAVGRDITERKQTEQLNRQAFEQIERNIEQFAALGDHIRQPLQVILGMADLADDPKTSAVIHDQVERINEYIRQLDLGWVESREVRAFLRRHDRE
- a CDS encoding Mrp/NBP35 family ATP-binding protein, with product MAETDNTTKDAGQQQKNPFEKVSVSVKRVILVLSGKGGVGKSTVAANLAMALANHGYQTGLLDLDIHGPNIPKMLGIEETKLTSTNGTRIEPVYVVPALGVVSMAFLLPDKSTPVIWRGPMKMQIIKQFLADVYWGDLDYLVVDLPPGTGDEALSIIQLAPNVAGAVIVTTPQEVAILDSTKAVKFVEKMDIRVLGIVENMSGMVCPHCGKEIDLFGQGGGKKAAEDLGVPYLGNIPLDPDMRKAGDEGRPFIVRRPGMSADNPTWEHVDRVMQAVLRSIGETQ
- a CDS encoding (Fe-S)-binding protein — encoded protein: MAFDLSKCDFSRCRGECLARCPYVSYDEDDAKRAMKSLIEGERHQILKECITCAACNDFCPLGADPWDLIARRQEETDALGIPADAKPSSDWLTKPAVVIRRGKPGGALISAGGIYEVVPQAEFLTGQVFEDATIIGGGPYACGFTETHLGRASRPLKNLPHFIENLAKAAEEFGVDEIVFTHDACYNVATTLAMQQGIEVPFRSVHILEYIRNWLRDHPDRITNPLGISVAVQGGCTTRYAPKGGDREIWSDWLADIFEMIGVESVEEKRTYTGDDRLCCGCGIFHTQHERAIEIQRKNIGDAAKAGAEELVFICPACISVMRATCRKMELEPIYITQLVKQALGEELGPAGTAAFGYPVK
- a CDS encoding pyridoxamine 5'-phosphate oxidase family protein, whose translation is MVKFTKEMKEALRVPGKGGSLIYLCTSSRDGNPNIAAMRFVATHMDDKILIADMFLLKTKANIKENPNVAVTICHPLDEGRWWVFRGKAVDMEYGFPRDFDWYGANATDILNEWGNWNKAEPPDEVPPDIVFPKAVQRGVVVVHVEEVYSIEPGHVGEKVLTG